A genomic region of Minwuia thermotolerans contains the following coding sequences:
- a CDS encoding MFS transporter yields MQAGFKARLGWAMYDWAAQPFFTIIFTFIFGPYFVNVVVGDAAAGQALWGDTQTIAGLVMAFMAPVLGSLADATGPRKPWVVGFSVVCIAACFGLWFATPGADDSRIALIVALVVIGVIGAEFSIVFNNAMLPSLAKGDQVGKLSGFGWAMGYGGALIALPIMLWVTGQLPGMAGPSFPEGSYIGERLAGPFSGVWFIVFLIPFLIWTPDQPRLVSDRLAAIRAGLRELRQTIRTLPKRRNMFRFLIARMIYYDGLNAIFAFGGIYVAAQLGWTTLELGLFGILTLIFGVPGSLLGGWLDDRIGSKRTLFLSIGGLVLTTLGIISIGDDRVLFFVPMAFPVAGDGLFAAPAEWVMLGLTALLGLVAGPSQAASRSMVTRLAPPGQLGQFFGLFSLSGKVTAFLAPFAIARVTDASDSNRIGVSVILVFLIVGLFLLAGVREERDQPF; encoded by the coding sequence ATGCAGGCGGGATTCAAGGCCCGGCTCGGCTGGGCCATGTACGACTGGGCGGCCCAGCCGTTCTTCACCATCATCTTCACCTTCATCTTCGGCCCTTATTTCGTGAACGTGGTGGTCGGCGATGCGGCAGCCGGGCAGGCGCTCTGGGGCGACACCCAGACCATCGCCGGCCTGGTCATGGCCTTCATGGCGCCGGTGCTGGGTTCGCTGGCCGACGCGACAGGTCCGCGCAAGCCCTGGGTGGTCGGATTCAGCGTCGTCTGCATCGCCGCCTGTTTCGGACTCTGGTTCGCCACGCCCGGCGCCGACGACAGCCGCATCGCGCTGATCGTCGCCCTGGTGGTGATCGGCGTCATCGGGGCGGAGTTCTCCATCGTCTTCAACAACGCCATGCTGCCGTCGCTGGCCAAGGGCGACCAGGTCGGCAAGCTGTCCGGCTTCGGCTGGGCCATGGGCTATGGCGGCGCCCTGATCGCCCTGCCCATCATGCTGTGGGTGACCGGGCAGCTGCCCGGCATGGCAGGACCGAGTTTCCCGGAAGGCAGCTATATCGGCGAGCGGCTGGCCGGCCCCTTCTCGGGCGTCTGGTTCATCGTCTTCCTGATTCCGTTCCTGATCTGGACGCCGGACCAGCCGCGGCTGGTCAGCGACCGCCTGGCCGCGATCCGCGCGGGGCTCCGCGAACTGCGCCAGACCATCCGCACCCTGCCGAAGCGGCGCAACATGTTCCGCTTCCTGATCGCGCGCATGATCTACTATGACGGCCTCAACGCGATCTTCGCCTTCGGTGGCATCTACGTCGCGGCCCAGCTCGGCTGGACAACGCTGGAGCTCGGGCTTTTCGGCATCCTGACGCTGATCTTCGGCGTTCCGGGAAGCCTGCTGGGCGGCTGGCTGGACGACCGCATCGGCTCGAAGCGGACCCTCTTTCTCTCGATCGGCGGGCTGGTGCTGACGACGCTCGGAATCATCTCTATCGGCGACGACCGGGTGCTGTTCTTCGTGCCGATGGCCTTCCCCGTCGCCGGCGACGGCCTGTTCGCCGCCCCGGCGGAATGGGTCATGCTCGGACTTACGGCGCTGCTCGGCCTTGTCGCCGGCCCGTCGCAGGCCGCCAGCCGGTCGATGGTCACGCGCCTCGCCCCGCCCGGACAGCTCGGTCAGTTCTTCGGCCTGTTCTCGCTGTCGGGCAAGGTCACGGCCTTCCTGGCCCCCTTCGCCATCGCGCGCGTGACCGACGCCAGCGATTCGAACCGCATCGGCGTTTCGGTGATCCTGGTCTTCCTGATCGTCGGCCTGTTCCTGCTGGCCGGCGTCCGCGAGGAACGCGACCAGCCGTTCTGA
- a CDS encoding diiron oxygenase, with translation MSRHITHDRSYDTVDRDAFSVMMDVERYNRRSDAFDEIISATHDHFWDPLNPVYVDFSQPFDIDNEYIMPPEQVPELSGAVYDRLDEGQRIRLANESTRWGVSSILHGEQGALSLSASLCHILVDPGAQEYASNQAREEARHVTGFAKYIAHRWGSAYPVGDSLGSLMEELVLAPEVYKKLVGMQMLIEGLAMGAFANLHRYTNDPVLKRLVQLVMTDEAFHHKFGKIWADRTIPKLSEEEHCIVEDWAAKCFETLLFNLTNIRQKRAIYPQFGLDWEWVRDSVREVYRDRDSKRRNDLKDPTNIMRVLVKTLLNAGIITDRTRPLYANWIDVDDLEREEGLHIGEAIAADGIEYLKELNKGRKVIGQKPI, from the coding sequence ATGTCCCGCCACATTACCCATGACCGGTCCTACGACACAGTCGACCGGGACGCCTTCTCCGTCATGATGGACGTGGAGCGCTACAATCGCCGCTCCGACGCCTTCGACGAGATCATTTCGGCCACGCACGACCATTTCTGGGATCCGCTGAACCCCGTCTACGTGGATTTCTCCCAGCCCTTCGACATCGACAACGAATACATCATGCCGCCGGAGCAGGTGCCGGAGCTTTCGGGCGCGGTCTACGACCGCCTCGACGAGGGTCAGCGCATCCGGCTGGCGAACGAATCCACGCGCTGGGGCGTCTCTTCCATCCTGCACGGCGAGCAGGGCGCGCTCAGCCTCTCGGCCAGCCTCTGCCACATCCTGGTCGATCCGGGCGCGCAGGAATACGCCTCCAACCAGGCCCGCGAGGAGGCCCGCCACGTCACCGGCTTCGCGAAGTACATCGCCCACCGCTGGGGCAGCGCCTACCCGGTCGGCGACTCGCTGGGCTCGCTGATGGAAGAGCTCGTGCTGGCGCCGGAGGTGTACAAGAAGCTGGTCGGCATGCAGATGCTGATCGAGGGGCTGGCCATGGGCGCCTTCGCCAACCTTCACCGGTACACCAACGACCCGGTGCTCAAGCGCCTGGTACAGCTGGTCATGACCGACGAGGCCTTCCACCACAAGTTCGGCAAGATCTGGGCGGACCGCACCATTCCGAAGCTCTCGGAAGAGGAGCACTGCATCGTCGAGGACTGGGCGGCGAAGTGCTTCGAGACCCTGCTGTTCAATCTCACCAATATCCGCCAGAAGCGGGCGATCTACCCGCAGTTCGGCCTGGACTGGGAGTGGGTGCGCGACTCGGTGCGCGAGGTCTACCGGGATCGCGATTCCAAACGCCGCAACGACCTGAAGGATCCGACCAACATCATGCGCGTGCTGGTCAAGACCCTGCTCAATGCCGGAATCATCACCGACCGCACGCGGCCGCTCTACGCCAACTGGATCGACGTCGACGATCTGGAGCGCGAGGAGGGCCTGCACATCGGCGAGGCCATCGCGGCCGACGGCATCGAGTACCTGAAGGAACTCAACAAGGGCCGCAAGGTGATCGGCCAGAAGCCGATCTGA
- a CDS encoding methyltransferase domain-containing protein — translation MTPTVAEKPPAEIYDEKFVPALFGQWGPVIAGLAGIGAGHRVLDVACGTGALTLACAERAGDRGRVAGLDANPEMLEVAGRKTDTVEWHEGMAEALPFESGSFDAVVSQFGMMFFDNRPRALREMARVLRPGGRLAVAVCGDVARSPGYAVFAGLLDRLFGRQVGDAFRAPFALGDRVLLGAIAGEAGLSGAAIEDHWGQVRFDSIEALVSTERACVWTLGGILDDAQFESLLAESARELAPFRGTDGRVAFDMPALILTWKKPAA, via the coding sequence ATGACGCCTACCGTCGCCGAGAAGCCGCCCGCCGAGATATATGACGAGAAATTCGTGCCGGCCCTGTTCGGTCAGTGGGGACCCGTGATCGCCGGTCTTGCCGGAATCGGCGCAGGGCATCGCGTGCTCGACGTCGCCTGCGGCACGGGCGCTCTGACACTGGCCTGCGCCGAACGCGCAGGCGACAGGGGCCGGGTCGCCGGTCTCGACGCCAATCCGGAAATGCTGGAGGTCGCAGGGCGGAAGACGGACACCGTCGAATGGCATGAAGGGATGGCCGAGGCATTGCCGTTCGAGAGCGGCAGTTTCGATGCCGTGGTCAGCCAGTTCGGCATGATGTTCTTCGACAACCGGCCGCGGGCGCTCCGCGAGATGGCGCGCGTGCTCCGTCCGGGCGGCCGGCTTGCGGTCGCCGTCTGCGGCGACGTCGCCCGTTCGCCGGGCTACGCTGTCTTCGCAGGTCTGCTGGATCGCCTGTTCGGGCGGCAGGTCGGCGACGCCTTCCGCGCGCCCTTCGCGCTGGGCGACAGGGTCCTGCTCGGCGCCATCGCCGGAGAGGCCGGCCTCTCCGGCGCCGCGATCGAGGACCATTGGGGCCAGGTGCGCTTCGACAGCATCGAGGCGCTTGTCTCGACCGAGCGCGCCTGCGTCTGGACCCTCGGCGGCATTCTGGACGACGCGCAGTTCGAAAGCCTGCTGGCGGAATCGGCGCGCGAACTGGCGCCGTTCAGGGGAACGGACGGACGCGTCGCGTTCGACATGCCCGCCCTGATCCTGACCTGGAAAAAGCCGGCGGCCTGA
- a CDS encoding AraC family transcriptional regulator gives MSEAHDQASSSLAPASISPPGADPLSDVLRSIRLTGALFFVVDASSPWCVDIPRAKSFAEIILPGARQIISYHVVVEGRGHAGVPGSPAVEIGPGDIVVFPHGDPYTMLSEPGTPPELGPAETMDFFRDLAAGRLPFVIPEGGGAPPPAKFICGFLGCDLSPFNPLLANLPRLLHIRRSAAGEADLLDRLIELTLEESRRERAGGASIRLGLSELMFVEALRRHLSATDGGGCGWLSGLADPGVGRALSLIHADPARGWTLAALAQEAGLSRSVLAARFAATVGETPMHYLALWRMHVAGRYLRDGVKVAAVAREVGYASEAAFSRAFKKFIGLSPAAWHAAER, from the coding sequence ATGTCCGAAGCCCATGACCAGGCGTCCTCAAGCCTTGCTCCGGCGTCCATTTCGCCGCCCGGCGCCGACCCGCTCTCCGATGTCCTGCGTTCGATCCGACTGACAGGCGCGCTGTTCTTCGTCGTCGATGCCTCGAGCCCCTGGTGCGTGGACATCCCGCGGGCGAAGTCCTTCGCCGAGATCATCCTGCCGGGCGCCCGGCAGATCATCTCCTATCACGTCGTGGTCGAGGGGCGGGGCCATGCCGGCGTGCCCGGCAGTCCCGCCGTCGAGATCGGGCCCGGCGACATCGTCGTGTTTCCCCACGGTGATCCCTACACCATGCTCAGCGAACCGGGGACGCCGCCCGAACTGGGCCCTGCGGAGACGATGGACTTCTTTCGCGACCTTGCCGCCGGGCGGCTGCCCTTCGTCATTCCGGAGGGTGGCGGGGCGCCGCCGCCGGCGAAGTTCATCTGCGGCTTTCTCGGTTGCGACCTGTCGCCGTTCAATCCGTTGCTGGCGAACCTGCCCCGGCTTCTGCACATACGCCGAAGCGCCGCCGGCGAAGCCGATCTGCTCGACCGCCTGATCGAACTGACGCTCGAGGAATCCCGGCGCGAGCGGGCCGGGGGCGCCAGTATCCGTCTCGGCCTGAGCGAATTGATGTTCGTGGAAGCGCTTCGCCGCCATCTGTCGGCCACGGATGGGGGCGGGTGCGGCTGGCTGTCAGGGCTCGCCGATCCTGGCGTCGGGCGCGCGCTCTCCCTGATCCATGCCGATCCCGCCCGCGGCTGGACGCTGGCCGCTCTGGCGCAGGAAGCCGGCCTGTCGCGCAGCGTGCTGGCCGCCCGTTTTGCCGCCACGGTGGGGGAGACACCGATGCACTATCTTGCGCTGTGGCGGATGCACGTGGCCGGCCGATATCTGCGTGACGGCGTCAAGGTGGCTGCTGTCGCGCGTGAGGTGGGTTATGCGTCCGAGGCCGCGTTCAGCCGTGCCTTCAAGAAGTTCATTGGACTTTCCCCCGCCGCCTGGCACGCCGCCGAACGGTGA
- a CDS encoding type 1 glutamine amidotransferase domain-containing protein, producing MAENSKRVAILVTDGFEEVELCEPREALQDAGMETVIVAPHDGKVTSWQKTDWGSKFEVDATLAETDAADYDALLLPGGVINPDALRIKDKAVAFVQSFVEAEKPVAAICHGPWTLIEAGAAKGRKMTSWPSLKNDLANAGAEWVDQEVVVDGNFVTSRNPGDLPAFCRETVRLFQAA from the coding sequence ATGGCCGAGAACAGCAAACGGGTGGCCATCCTGGTCACCGACGGATTCGAGGAAGTGGAACTGTGCGAGCCCCGTGAGGCCTTGCAGGACGCCGGCATGGAGACGGTTATCGTCGCGCCGCACGACGGCAAGGTAACCAGCTGGCAGAAGACCGACTGGGGCAGCAAGTTCGAGGTCGACGCCACCCTGGCCGAGACGGACGCGGCCGACTACGACGCCCTGTTGCTGCCCGGCGGTGTGATCAATCCGGACGCGCTGCGCATCAAGGACAAGGCCGTCGCCTTCGTGCAGAGCTTCGTCGAGGCGGAGAAGCCGGTGGCCGCGATCTGCCACGGTCCCTGGACGCTGATCGAGGCCGGCGCGGCGAAGGGCCGGAAGATGACCTCCTGGCCGTCGCTGAAGAACGATCTGGCCAATGCCGGGGCGGAATGGGTCGACCAGGAGGTCGTGGTCGACGGCAATTTCGTCACCAGCCGCAATCCCGGCGACCTGCCGGCCTTCTGCAGGGAGACGGTCCGTCTGTTCCAGGCTGCCTAG
- a CDS encoding sterol desaturase family protein has protein sequence MTLAEQQAFRAEFRHTIPAGYSGVRHGLTALGIGLAFIALFLWALDAPLAWTDLAMIAVGIVGWNFVEWWVHARVLHQPRKNRIARALYQRHTHTHHRFFTRELARYEGTRDLKIVFFPVFALPATLLLSTPVAGLAWLATSANAALLLLATVAAMYILFEVMHFCAHMPDNAFVRHAPLIAMMRRHHIAHHEPSRMMRANMNFTFPLFDWLFGAVDTGPAAAEQPAE, from the coding sequence ATGACCCTTGCCGAACAACAGGCATTCCGCGCCGAGTTCCGGCATACGATACCGGCAGGCTACAGCGGCGTCCGCCACGGCCTGACGGCGCTGGGGATCGGTCTGGCTTTCATCGCGCTGTTCCTCTGGGCACTCGACGCGCCGCTGGCCTGGACCGACCTCGCCATGATCGCCGTCGGGATCGTGGGCTGGAACTTCGTCGAATGGTGGGTGCACGCCAGGGTGCTGCACCAGCCGCGGAAGAACCGCATCGCGCGGGCGCTCTACCAGCGCCATACCCATACCCATCACCGCTTCTTCACCCGGGAACTGGCGCGCTACGAGGGGACGCGGGACCTGAAGATCGTGTTCTTTCCCGTCTTCGCGCTGCCGGCGACCCTGCTGCTGTCGACGCCTGTGGCGGGGCTGGCCTGGCTTGCGACCTCCGCCAACGCCGCGCTCCTGCTTCTGGCGACGGTGGCGGCGATGTACATCCTGTTCGAGGTCATGCACTTCTGCGCCCACATGCCTGACAACGCCTTCGTCCGGCACGCGCCGCTGATCGCCATGATGCGCCGCCACCACATCGCGCACCATGAACCGTCGCGAATGATGCGCGCGAACATGAACTTCACCTTTCCGCTCTTTGACTGGCTGTTCGGCGCCGTGGACACCGGGCCTGCAGCGGCGGAACAGCCGGCGGAATAG
- a CDS encoding transglutaminase-like domain-containing protein produces the protein MLIRIGYEIVHDCPQPTPMLLLLHTHFSRVSDFVRPDHMIVSPSVPMDAYRDGFGNWCTRIVAPAGPTTVTADALIRDSGQPDPALYSAAQHPVEELPAEVLTFLLGSRYCETDRLMEAAWDLFGHTPPGWQRVQAICDYVHNHITFDYFRARPTMTALDVFNERFGVCRDYTHLAIAFLRCLNIPARYCTGYLSDIGFEPTEPDFAAWLEVWLNGGWRIFDPRNNTPRYGRILIARGRDATDVPISLTFGPNTLQSFRVWTYPVDDAAN, from the coding sequence ATGCTCATCAGGATCGGCTACGAGATCGTTCATGATTGCCCGCAGCCGACGCCAATGCTGCTGCTGCTGCACACTCATTTTTCACGCGTTTCGGATTTCGTCCGCCCGGACCACATGATCGTGAGTCCGTCGGTTCCGATGGATGCCTATCGCGACGGCTTCGGCAACTGGTGCACGCGGATCGTCGCCCCGGCCGGTCCGACGACGGTCACCGCCGACGCGTTGATCCGGGATTCCGGCCAACCCGATCCGGCGCTGTACTCGGCCGCCCAACACCCGGTGGAGGAACTGCCCGCCGAGGTGCTGACCTTCCTGCTCGGCAGCCGCTATTGCGAGACCGACCGGCTGATGGAAGCCGCATGGGATCTTTTCGGTCATACGCCGCCCGGCTGGCAGCGCGTCCAGGCGATCTGCGACTATGTGCACAACCACATCACGTTCGACTATTTCCGGGCGCGGCCCACGATGACCGCCCTGGACGTCTTCAACGAGCGTTTCGGCGTCTGCCGGGACTACACCCACCTGGCGATCGCCTTCCTGCGCTGCCTGAACATCCCGGCGCGCTACTGCACCGGCTATCTCAGCGATATCGGCTTCGAGCCGACCGAACCGGATTTCGCCGCCTGGCTAGAAGTCTGGCTCAACGGCGGCTGGCGTATCTTCGATCCGCGCAACAACACGCCGCGCTATGGCCGCATTCTCATCGCCCGCGGCCGGGACGCCACGGACGTGCCCATCAGCCTGACCTTCGGCCCCAACACGCTTCAGAGCTTCCGCGTCTGGACCTATCCCGTCGACGACGCCGCCAACTGA
- a CDS encoding cold-shock protein, which produces MTVGTVKWFNSTKGFGFIAPDDGSKDAFVHISAVERAGLSTLDEGQKVEYELVTGRQGKSSAENLTIVD; this is translated from the coding sequence ATAACCGTAGGCACCGTTAAGTGGTTCAATTCGACCAAGGGGTTCGGATTCATCGCTCCTGACGACGGCTCGAAAGACGCCTTCGTCCACATCTCGGCCGTTGAACGCGCCGGTCTCAGCACGCTCGACGAGGGCCAGAAGGTCGAGTACGAACTCGTCACCGGACGGCAGGGCAAATCCTCCGCGGAGAACCTCACGATCGTCGACTGA
- a CDS encoding YaiI/YqxD family protein, giving the protein MTRIFVDADACPVRQEVERVAARHGLEVYVVSNGGLRPSRDPLVKTVIVAEGADAADDWIAERAGPGDICITGDIPLAGRCLERGAMAIRHNGDAFTPDNIGAQLAARNLMADIRAANPLWTGGGGRPFGRADRSRFLDRLERAVQAARKQSGPGDDSP; this is encoded by the coding sequence ATGACCCGCATCTTCGTAGACGCCGACGCCTGCCCCGTCAGACAGGAGGTCGAGCGCGTGGCCGCGCGGCACGGGCTGGAGGTCTACGTCGTCTCCAATGGCGGCCTCAGACCCAGCCGCGATCCGTTGGTAAAGACGGTGATCGTCGCCGAGGGCGCCGACGCGGCCGACGACTGGATAGCCGAGCGCGCCGGACCGGGCGACATCTGCATTACAGGCGACATACCGCTGGCCGGCCGCTGCCTGGAGCGGGGCGCGATGGCCATCCGCCACAACGGCGACGCCTTCACGCCCGACAACATCGGGGCCCAGCTCGCGGCGCGGAACCTGATGGCTGACATCCGCGCGGCCAATCCCCTCTGGACCGGCGGCGGCGGCCGCCCGTTCGGCAGGGCGGACCGCTCGCGCTTCCTCGACCGGCTGGAGCGGGCGGTGCAGGCCGCGCGGAAACAGTCCGGCCCGGGTGACGACAGTCCCTAG
- a CDS encoding SDR family oxidoreductase, whose protein sequence is MTKRTALVTCAERYMGPAIARRFEELGIAVIRGGEPMKSQAECEALVAAAGRIDILVANLAEPPMTGPVEAIDNTDWRRLFESMVDPLMYVVRAVVPQMRERRSGRIIAVTSAAPLRGIPNNAAYCAARGAQNGFIKALGLELARENIQANAIAQNYINNDTYYPDDILDNAKFLEHVKRNVPTNRVGAAEETAELAAYLASERCNHMVGQIIPLAGGWAT, encoded by the coding sequence ATGACCAAGCGAACCGCCCTCGTCACCTGCGCCGAGCGCTATATGGGTCCGGCGATCGCCCGCAGGTTCGAAGAACTCGGCATAGCGGTGATCCGGGGCGGCGAGCCCATGAAGAGCCAGGCCGAATGCGAGGCGCTGGTGGCGGCCGCGGGCCGGATCGACATTCTGGTCGCCAACCTGGCCGAACCGCCGATGACCGGGCCGGTCGAGGCAATCGACAATACGGACTGGCGGAGACTGTTCGAATCCATGGTCGATCCGCTGATGTACGTGGTCCGCGCGGTGGTTCCGCAGATGCGGGAGCGGCGGTCGGGCAGGATCATTGCCGTGACTAGCGCGGCGCCGCTCCGTGGCATTCCCAACAACGCCGCCTACTGCGCCGCGCGCGGCGCGCAGAACGGCTTCATCAAGGCCCTGGGACTCGAACTGGCGCGCGAGAACATCCAGGCCAACGCCATCGCGCAGAACTACATCAACAACGACACCTATTATCCCGACGACATTCTGGACAACGCGAAGTTCCTCGAGCACGTCAAACGCAACGTGCCGACCAACCGGGTGGGCGCGGCCGAGGAAACCGCGGAACTCGCCGCCTACCTCGCCAGCGAAAGGTGCAACCACATGGTCGGCCAGATCATCCCTCTGGCCGGCGGCTGGGCGACCTGA
- a CDS encoding YtoQ family protein yields MSEKRWSVYLSGEIHSDWRERIESGIAEAGLPVDLSAPITVHEDSDDCGVAIFGAEPDKFWHDRKGAQLNAMRTQTLIREADLVVVRFGEKYKQWNAAFDAGFAAALGIPYITLHPEQHDHALKEVDGAANAVAREPEQVVQALAYIISGRMPAVMSGTQAAE; encoded by the coding sequence ATGAGCGAGAAGCGCTGGAGCGTCTATCTGTCGGGCGAAATCCACAGCGACTGGCGCGAGCGGATCGAGAGCGGCATCGCCGAGGCCGGTCTGCCGGTCGATCTGAGCGCGCCGATCACCGTCCATGAGGACTCCGACGATTGCGGCGTCGCGATCTTCGGGGCCGAACCGGACAAGTTCTGGCACGACCGCAAGGGCGCGCAGCTCAACGCCATGCGCACCCAGACGTTGATCCGGGAGGCCGACCTTGTCGTCGTCCGCTTCGGGGAAAAGTACAAGCAGTGGAACGCCGCCTTCGACGCCGGTTTTGCGGCGGCTCTGGGCATTCCCTACATCACGCTCCATCCCGAGCAGCACGACCACGCGCTGAAGGAAGTCGACGGCGCGGCCAACGCCGTCGCCCGGGAGCCCGAACAGGTCGTGCAGGCGCTGGCCTACATCATTAGCGGACGGATGCCGGCGGTCATGTCGGGCACTCAGGCGGCGGAGTAG
- a CDS encoding LLM class flavin-dependent oxidoreductase — translation MARPPLRIGVAYDFRNPPDSGIANTELYGTILDQVAWLDGLGLDLVWFTEHHFLEDGYLPSWTPVAAAMAARTKHVRFSSDICLMPFQNPVRLAEDLAVIDNLSNGRIEIGIGMGYAPHEFRGFGIPVKQRVSRTEEGIEVLQRCFSGEKFSFAGKRYRFEDVEIRPGYVQEGGPPIWIAAMSEPGARRAARFGANLLPQGPRAEVLDPWREDMRAAGHDPDSRRVGIIRSCLVTDDPERDWPAVKQAERYRMEVYLRFNRESGDGLATSRDVDRIPQSWVVGDVDHCVAELSAFIAEYGVTDLVTWGVPPGMTAAQMNPHLERFVRDVAPRLKAAAG, via the coding sequence ATGGCCCGACCGCCGCTTCGGATCGGCGTCGCCTACGATTTCCGCAATCCGCCGGATTCCGGCATCGCCAACACCGAGCTCTACGGCACTATCCTGGACCAGGTCGCCTGGCTCGATGGCCTCGGCCTGGACCTGGTCTGGTTCACCGAGCACCACTTTCTGGAGGACGGCTACCTGCCGTCATGGACGCCAGTGGCCGCGGCCATGGCCGCGCGGACGAAGCATGTCCGCTTCTCGTCGGACATCTGCCTGATGCCGTTCCAGAACCCCGTCAGGCTGGCCGAGGACCTGGCCGTCATCGACAACCTGTCGAACGGACGGATCGAGATCGGCATCGGCATGGGCTATGCGCCGCACGAGTTCCGTGGCTTCGGCATTCCGGTGAAGCAGCGCGTCTCCCGTACCGAGGAAGGAATCGAGGTGCTGCAGCGTTGCTTCTCGGGCGAGAAGTTCAGCTTCGCCGGCAAGCGATACCGGTTCGAGGATGTCGAGATCCGGCCCGGCTATGTCCAGGAAGGCGGCCCGCCCATCTGGATCGCCGCCATGTCGGAGCCCGGGGCGCGGCGCGCCGCCCGCTTCGGCGCCAACCTGCTGCCCCAGGGACCGCGGGCAGAGGTTCTCGATCCCTGGCGCGAGGACATGCGCGCCGCCGGCCACGATCCCGATAGCCGCCGCGTCGGCATCATCCGGTCCTGTCTCGTCACCGACGATCCGGAGCGGGACTGGCCCGCGGTGAAACAGGCCGAGCGCTACCGCATGGAGGTCTATCTGCGCTTCAACCGGGAATCCGGCGACGGTCTCGCCACCAGCCGGGATGTCGACCGCATCCCTCAGAGCTGGGTGGTCGGCGACGTCGATCACTGCGTCGCCGAGCTGTCCGCCTTCATCGCCGAGTACGGCGTCACGGATCTTGTGACCTGGGGCGTGCCGCCGGGCATGACCGCCGCTCAGATGAACCCGCATCTGGAGCGGTTCGTGCGCGACGTCGCCCCCCGCCTCAAGGCGGCGGCGGGCTGA
- a CDS encoding putative metalloprotease CJM1_0395 family protein — MIVGLSSTPPATVANSTARSSREAAPQGVRPVAESLAEYRGRGNGFAEARGGFTVAGGTLVAAQEEGSRSRKPAEEPTVEPRSGAPSELGQEEKKEVRDLQAQDREVRAHEQAHARAGGRYASAPEYELERGPDGRSYATGGHVSISTSPVPGDPQATVDKMDIVRKAALAPAEPSGQDRRVAADATAKRNAARAEIAAQTAEEAGARFDEGGEVKAPEPREAADIPTGEAAATAGPQSAGDSIGAEARDEQGDGAATDGLGAVDDRKSRAEGFMAALSQGIDRIAGIATGGMTRLEAQAMPAAAAEAAAPVRRTGVDIRV; from the coding sequence ATGATCGTCGGACTGTCATCGACGCCTCCGGCGACGGTCGCGAACTCGACCGCCCGCTCGAGTCGCGAGGCGGCGCCCCAGGGCGTGCGTCCGGTGGCGGAGAGCCTCGCCGAGTACCGCGGCCGCGGCAACGGATTCGCCGAGGCCCGCGGCGGCTTCACCGTTGCCGGCGGGACGCTGGTGGCGGCCCAGGAAGAGGGCAGCCGCTCCCGCAAGCCGGCCGAAGAGCCGACGGTTGAGCCGCGATCGGGCGCGCCCTCGGAACTCGGCCAGGAAGAGAAGAAGGAAGTCCGCGACCTGCAGGCCCAGGACCGTGAGGTCCGCGCCCATGAACAGGCGCACGCCCGCGCCGGCGGCCGCTACGCCAGCGCGCCGGAATACGAACTCGAACGCGGCCCGGACGGGCGGAGCTACGCCACCGGCGGCCATGTCTCCATTTCGACCAGTCCGGTGCCCGGCGATCCGCAAGCGACCGTCGACAAGATGGATATTGTCCGCAAGGCGGCCCTGGCTCCGGCCGAGCCGTCGGGGCAGGACCGCCGCGTGGCCGCCGACGCCACGGCCAAGCGCAATGCGGCCCGGGCCGAGATCGCCGCCCAGACGGCCGAGGAGGCCGGAGCGCGCTTCGACGAGGGCGGCGAGGTGAAGGCGCCGGAGCCCCGCGAAGCCGCCGATATCCCGACCGGCGAGGCGGCGGCCACGGCCGGACCTCAGTCCGCCGGCGATTCCATCGGGGCCGAGGCCCGGGACGAACAGGGCGATGGCGCGGCAACCGACGGCTTGGGCGCCGTGGACGACCGCAAGTCGCGCGCCGAAGGCTTCATGGCGGCCTTGTCCCAGGGGATCGACCGCATCGCCGGCATTGCGACGGGCGGCATGACCCGTCTGGAGGCGCAAGCCATGCCGGCCGCGGCAGCAGAGGCCGCCGCGCCTGTCAGGCGGACGGGTGTCGATATCCGGGTCTGA